One window of Amaranthus tricolor cultivar Red isolate AtriRed21 chromosome 13, ASM2621246v1, whole genome shotgun sequence genomic DNA carries:
- the LOC130798991 gene encoding zinc finger CCCH domain-containing protein 6, which yields MQGLLKSKRISWASDGNLCQVRLFLSEEPPSQVGLGGQDHLEAKKSLSGSPVNGLVAEDNLPPGFEGFSPANQLKNRLAQIPVIKWRAPPKFILDVEWQVVSGQESNEIEIQDQRELRVLEAYYPRQSAIPPNPAVASDIKCAVQDDKTVPIVPITPIEEEDLSEDPSDFAASASATTSTNSLVSQGEVSLSQGVTTNFSNGILPAVLPSLSQEDALKAALTAVAKSHELIDHELLLKIFNNPTILEQLVRHQDSGSLSQSILPMPMERPQPITKPQSFSPVAQLNMEKGSSSSAMMSNGYLYPYANGTVPMTHQSLVSPVSGVVPQVSPVSAPASHVKDLNYYKNLIQQHGGEKQVEPQLPPPFPIHPIHHHQGIDQDVVDNSKPRDAKPKIMKPCIYFNTPKGCRNGVKCIYQHDMSGQKRVSNISEMQSAKRMKEDKEFRGSQS from the exons ATGCAAGGATTGCTGAAATCAAAAAGGATTTCTTGGGCTTCTGATGGAAATCTTTGTCAG GTTAGGCTCTTTCTTTCAGAAGAACCTCCATCTCAAGTTGGTTTAGGTGGTCAAGATCACCTCGAAGCAAAGAAAAGTCTATCTGGTTCGCCTGTGAATGGATTAGTCGCAGAAGACAATCTCCCACCAGGATTTGAAGGTTTTAGTCCTGCAAATCAATTGAAGAACAGGTTAGCGCAGATTCCTGTTATCAAATGGCGGGCCCCTCCAAAA TTTATATTGGATGTTGAGTGGCAAGTTGTCAGCGGCCAAGAAAGTAATGAGATAGAAATCCAAGATCAACGAGAGTTGCGAGTGCTTGAAGCATATTATCCACGACAATCAGCAATTCCTCCGAA CCCCGCTGTTGCATCAGACATCAAGTGTGCTGTTCAGGACGACAAAACGGTGCCTATAGTTCCCATTACTCCCATCGAGGAAGAAGACCTGTCAGAGGATCCTTCGGATTTTGCTGCTTCAGCAAGTGCCACCACTAGCACGAATTCGTTGGTGTCGCAAGGGGAAGTTTCTTTATCTCAAGGTGTTACGACAAATTTTAGCAACGGGATATTGCCCGCTGTATTACCGAGTCTCAGTCAGGAAGATGCATTGAAAGCTGCTCTCACTGCTGTTGCGAAGAGTCATGAGTTGATCGACCATGAATTACTtctaaaaattttcaataatccGACTATCCTCGAACAATTAGTTCGACATCAAGATTCCGGCTCTCTGTCTCAATCGATTTTACCAATGCCAATGGAGCGCCCACAGCCTATCACTAAGCCGCAATCATTTTCTCCGGTTGCTCAACTTAACATGGAAAAAGGATCATCATCGTCAGCTATGATGTCAAATGGGTATTTATACCCATATGCAAATGGAACAGTTCCAATGACCCATCAGTCATTAGTCTCGCCCGTTTCTGGAGTCGTCCCTCAAGTGTCCCCTGTATCGGCTCCGGCTTCTCATGTGAAGGACCTCAACTACTACAAGAATTTGATTCAGCAACATGGAGGAGAAAAGCAAGTTGAGCCTCAACTCCCACCTCCATTTCCAATCCATCCCATCCATCATCACCAAGGTATAGATCAAGATGTTGTAGATAACTCAAAACCGAGGGATGCAAAACCTAAAAtcatgaagccttgtatttatttCAATACTCCAAAGGGTTGTCGAAATGGAGTGAAATGTATTTATCAACATGACATGTCGGGCCAAAAACGGGTTAGTAATATCTCAGAAATGCAGAGTGCAAAGAGAATGAAGGAGGATAAAGAGTTTAGAGGATCTCAATCATGA